A portion of the Herpetosiphon gulosus genome contains these proteins:
- a CDS encoding MGMT family protein, translated as MSTEFLTAIYQTLKQVPAGRIVNYGRLALAAGYPGYARAVGKALHALDEQYPDVAWWRVVNREGRISTNCPEHTALEQRQRLEAEGIEFDQRGYISWQRFGWLETSELEF; from the coding sequence ATGAGTACAGAATTTTTGACGGCAATTTATCAAACCCTCAAACAAGTGCCAGCAGGCCGAATTGTAAATTATGGGCGGTTGGCTCTAGCAGCAGGCTACCCTGGCTATGCGCGGGCAGTTGGCAAAGCCTTGCATGCCTTGGATGAGCAATATCCTGACGTGGCTTGGTGGCGAGTGGTTAATCGCGAGGGCCGGATTTCGACCAATTGCCCAGAACATACGGCGCTTGAGCAACGTCAACGCTTAGAAGCTGAAGGCATCGAGTTTGATCAGCGTGGTTATATTAGCTGGCAACGTTTTGGTTGGCTCGAAACTAGCGAGCTGGAATTTTGA
- a CDS encoding sugar ABC transporter permease translates to MMKTQPTNLAAAPNNWREALAERFRQGNLGSLPVIIGLIIIALVFQSINKNFLTPLNLTNLMVQIAAMGTISTGVVLILLLGEVDLSAGQVSGLAAAVMAVLVSRHNLPAGVAIIGAIVVGALVGLLQGWWISSFRVPSFVVTLAGLLAWQGSRLRVLGDTGSINITNKFINDIANYKLPIWLGWVLGIVSVVIYTLIVFNEYRSRRAAELPTGSLNGVFWRVGVVGASVLAGVAMMSVNRNANAAGNPIQGVPSAVIIFLTFLIIFDFITQRTRFGRYVYAVGGNTEAARRAGINVNRIRITIFMLASALAACGGILAASRLNAANQSSGDGDVLLNAIAAAVIGGTSLFGGRGRIWSALLGALVIGAIANGMDLLALKSSIKFIVTGSVLLLAVTIDAASRARRENSGR, encoded by the coding sequence ATGATGAAAACGCAACCGACGAATCTTGCTGCTGCGCCTAACAATTGGCGCGAAGCATTAGCCGAACGCTTTCGCCAAGGCAACCTAGGCTCGCTGCCAGTGATTATTGGCTTGATTATTATTGCGCTGGTGTTTCAAAGTATCAATAAAAACTTTCTCACGCCGCTCAACTTGACCAACTTGATGGTGCAAATTGCCGCGATGGGCACAATTTCAACTGGGGTTGTGCTGATTTTGCTGCTTGGCGAGGTTGATCTTTCGGCTGGCCAAGTTAGCGGTTTGGCGGCAGCAGTGATGGCGGTGTTGGTTTCACGCCATAATCTGCCCGCAGGCGTGGCAATTATTGGGGCGATTGTGGTGGGAGCCTTGGTTGGTCTGTTGCAAGGCTGGTGGATTTCATCCTTCCGTGTGCCCTCGTTCGTGGTTACCCTCGCAGGCTTGCTAGCTTGGCAAGGGTCACGGCTACGGGTGCTTGGCGACACAGGCAGCATCAACATCACCAATAAATTTATTAATGATATTGCCAACTATAAGCTGCCAATTTGGCTTGGCTGGGTTTTGGGCATCGTCAGTGTGGTGATCTATACCCTGATTGTGTTCAACGAATATCGCAGCCGCCGCGCCGCTGAATTGCCAACTGGCTCGTTGAACGGGGTATTTTGGCGGGTTGGCGTGGTTGGTGCAAGTGTCTTGGCAGGGGTTGCAATGATGAGCGTCAACCGCAATGCCAACGCTGCTGGCAACCCAATTCAAGGCGTACCAAGCGCAGTCATTATCTTCCTGACCTTCTTGATTATCTTTGATTTTATTACTCAGCGTACGCGCTTTGGCCGCTATGTCTATGCAGTTGGCGGCAATACCGAGGCTGCTCGCCGCGCAGGGATCAACGTTAATCGGATTCGGATTACGATTTTTATGCTGGCTTCGGCACTCGCCGCCTGTGGCGGGATTTTGGCCGCCTCACGTTTGAACGCGGCCAATCAATCATCAGGCGATGGCGATGTGTTGTTGAATGCAATCGCGGCAGCGGTGATCGGCGGTACCAGCCTGTTTGGCGGGCGTGGCCGGATCTGGTCGGCCTTGTTGGGTGCGCTGGTGATTGGGGCGATTGCTAATGGCATGGATTTGCTGGCGCTCAAGTCATCGATCAAATTTATCGTAACTGGCTCGGTGCTTTTATTGGCAGTTACGATTGATGCGGCCTCACGTGCTCGCCGTGAAAATAGTGGACGCTAG
- a CDS encoding ATP-binding cassette domain-containing protein yields MTATEAAMPVLQLRQISKRFGAVQALSNVDFEVFSNEVVALVGDNGAGKSTLIKTIAGAYKPDEGDYVFEGKVVSVNSPRDATDLGVETVYQDLALCDNLDVVSNLYLGRENVRRSGLKSLDLLNETEMERRATEVLRDLSVKIPSVRVQIANLSGGQRQSVAVARSVMWNSKVVLLDEPTAALGVEQTRQVKDLIMRLRDRGLAVVVISHNVADVFEVSDRIIVMRLGRRVATFHTSRSTNEQVIGAITGAMLPSNAYGEAE; encoded by the coding sequence ATGACAGCAACAGAAGCAGCGATGCCTGTCTTGCAATTGCGCCAAATTAGCAAACGCTTTGGTGCAGTTCAAGCACTCTCCAACGTCGATTTCGAGGTTTTCTCGAATGAGGTGGTGGCGTTGGTTGGCGATAATGGCGCAGGCAAATCGACGCTGATTAAGACCATCGCTGGAGCATACAAACCCGACGAGGGCGATTATGTCTTTGAAGGCAAGGTCGTTTCAGTCAATAGCCCACGCGATGCCACCGACCTCGGGGTTGAAACCGTCTACCAAGATTTGGCCTTGTGCGATAATCTTGATGTGGTTTCCAATCTTTATCTTGGCCGCGAAAATGTGCGCCGCAGCGGGCTTAAATCCCTCGATCTGCTGAATGAAACCGAGATGGAACGTCGGGCAACTGAAGTGCTGCGCGATCTGAGCGTCAAAATTCCTAGTGTGCGGGTGCAAATTGCCAATCTTTCTGGTGGTCAACGCCAATCGGTGGCAGTTGCTCGCTCGGTGATGTGGAACTCCAAAGTTGTGTTGCTCGATGAGCCAACTGCGGCACTCGGTGTTGAGCAAACCCGCCAAGTCAAAGATTTGATTATGCGTTTGCGTGATCGCGGCTTGGCTGTGGTGGTGATTAGTCATAATGTTGCGGATGTGTTTGAAGTCTCGGATCGCATCATTGTGATGCGACTGGGGCGACGGGTCGCTACCTTCCACACATCCCGTAGTACCAACGAACAAGTGATTGGCGCGATTACTGGAGCAATGCTGCCCAGCAATGCCTATGGAGAGGCCGAATGA
- a CDS encoding sugar ABC transporter substrate-binding protein gives MNVRRSAFTSLLLILISGVIAACGSESATTAPTTGTGGTTSSGGKVVALFLPDAKTARYETADRPYFEAKMKELCPDCQVIYNNANQDASLQLQQAEAALTNGAKVLVLDPVDSAAAASIADKAKAQNVPVIAYDRLILNSDGVSYYISFDNESVGKLQAESLVAQLDKQGIANPTIVMINGSPTDNNAKLFKAGAHSVFDPLVSAGKLTIANEYDTPDWSPDKAQDQMQQALTSMGNKVDGVYAANDGTGGGAIAAMKAGGLSPLPPVTGQDAELAAVQRILAGDQYMTVYKAIKPEAEAAAELAFALLEGKTTDKATSKVNNGKIDVPSILLTPIAVTKENVKDTIIKDQFHKVDQICAGDFAKACTDAGIQ, from the coding sequence ATGAACGTGCGGCGTAGCGCATTCACTTCCCTCTTGTTAATCCTCATCTCTGGTGTGATCGCAGCCTGTGGCAGCGAGAGCGCCACAACTGCTCCAACCACTGGGACTGGTGGCACAACCAGCAGTGGCGGCAAAGTCGTTGCTTTGTTCTTGCCCGATGCCAAAACTGCCCGCTATGAAACAGCTGACCGCCCCTACTTCGAAGCCAAAATGAAAGAGCTTTGCCCAGATTGTCAGGTGATTTACAACAACGCCAATCAAGATGCAAGCTTGCAATTGCAACAAGCAGAAGCAGCCTTGACCAACGGCGCAAAAGTGCTGGTGCTTGACCCAGTTGATTCAGCCGCTGCTGCTTCGATTGCCGACAAAGCCAAAGCCCAAAATGTACCAGTCATCGCCTACGACCGTTTGATCCTCAACTCAGATGGCGTGAGCTACTACATTTCGTTCGACAACGAATCAGTTGGCAAGTTGCAAGCTGAAAGCTTGGTCGCGCAATTAGACAAACAAGGCATCGCTAACCCAACGATCGTCATGATCAACGGCTCACCAACCGACAACAACGCTAAATTGTTCAAAGCTGGCGCTCACAGCGTGTTTGATCCATTGGTTAGCGCTGGCAAATTGACCATCGCCAATGAATACGACACCCCCGACTGGAGCCCCGACAAAGCCCAAGACCAAATGCAACAAGCGTTGACCAGCATGGGCAACAAAGTTGATGGCGTATATGCTGCTAACGACGGCACGGGTGGCGGTGCGATTGCCGCCATGAAGGCTGGCGGTCTCTCACCATTGCCCCCAGTCACTGGCCAAGATGCTGAATTGGCGGCAGTGCAACGGATTTTGGCTGGTGACCAATACATGACTGTGTACAAAGCCATCAAGCCTGAAGCCGAAGCCGCTGCTGAATTGGCCTTTGCCTTGCTCGAAGGCAAAACCACCGACAAAGCCACCAGCAAAGTCAACAACGGCAAAATTGATGTTCCTTCAATCTTGCTGACCCCGATTGCTGTGACCAAAGAAAACGTCAAAGACACGATCATCAAAGACCAATTCCACAAAGTTGATCAGATCTGTGCTGGCGATTTTGCCAAGGCCTGTACTGATGCCGGTATTCAATAA
- a CDS encoding response regulator transcription factor: MQLNGERQIRIVVADDHAVVRAGISTALSDLPNVAIVAEVGDGPGVLAALDLQPDALVIDVSMPQFEPLQTIRQIRMHYPQLKILVVSAYDDDVYVQGLLQAGVDGYQLKDQPLADIRLALQRVLAGERWVCTPLLSKLMRGVPVVETGMTPRQRELLWCLQQGDDNHAIARRIGLSVKTVENHLTRLYRQIAVQSRLEAVHYAAQHPQLPMMPTSSQTIAPSQALSVLIVDDNLRYRQHVSRMISKMQPNCAVVEAAHQTEAMAAISQRLPDLALVDVVLGDEDGISCAAQIKQQSPNTRVLLVSAYPDREFHRRGLAVGAVALLDKKDLDAAALRLLLEDV, translated from the coding sequence ATGCAACTCAATGGCGAGCGTCAGATTCGAATTGTGGTAGCCGATGATCATGCGGTCGTGCGAGCTGGCATTTCAACCGCGCTAAGCGATTTGCCCAATGTTGCAATTGTGGCCGAGGTTGGCGATGGGCCTGGCGTTTTGGCCGCGCTCGATCTGCAACCAGATGCTTTGGTGATCGATGTCAGCATGCCCCAATTCGAGCCGTTGCAAACAATTCGCCAAATTCGCATGCATTATCCCCAACTCAAAATTCTGGTGGTCAGCGCCTACGATGATGATGTCTATGTGCAAGGGCTGTTGCAAGCAGGAGTCGATGGCTACCAACTCAAAGATCAACCGTTGGCTGATATTCGTTTGGCCTTGCAACGGGTGTTGGCTGGTGAACGTTGGGTTTGTACACCCTTGCTTTCTAAATTGATGCGCGGCGTGCCTGTAGTTGAAACTGGCATGACTCCGCGCCAACGTGAATTGCTGTGGTGTTTGCAGCAGGGCGATGATAACCATGCAATTGCCCGGCGGATTGGCCTAAGCGTCAAAACCGTTGAAAATCATCTTACGCGGCTGTATCGTCAAATTGCGGTACAAAGTCGGCTTGAAGCGGTGCATTATGCTGCTCAACACCCGCAATTGCCGATGATGCCAACCAGCAGCCAAACGATCGCCCCCAGCCAAGCCCTCAGTGTGTTGATTGTTGATGATAATTTGCGCTATCGCCAACACGTTAGCCGCATGATTAGCAAAATGCAGCCCAATTGTGCTGTGGTTGAGGCCGCCCATCAAACTGAGGCTATGGCGGCAATTAGCCAACGCTTGCCAGATTTGGCCTTGGTTGATGTGGTCTTGGGCGATGAAGATGGGATTAGTTGCGCCGCTCAAATTAAGCAACAATCGCCCAATACCCGTGTGCTACTGGTCAGCGCCTACCCCGACCGCGAGTTTCATCGACGCGGCTTGGCAGTCGGGGCAGTCGCCTTGCTCGATAAAAAAGACCTCGATGCGGCAGCTCTGCGCTTGTTGTTGGAAGATGTGTAA
- the serS gene encoding serine--tRNA ligase, producing MLDIRLFREQPELVREGFAKVGRDPGLVDQVIGLDLKRREAITEVERLKAERNAGSKDVARTKDKAERDAKIAAMKLVGDQITELDAQANAIDLELHNLLLDLPNLPLPEVPVGKDEHDNVVVRVEGTIKETNFEVKPHWELGEALGILDFERGVRMSGTRFFVMKGLGVRLQRALISWMIDMHVDQHGYTELAVPYLVKADAMVGTGNLPKFADTIFHIEDTDLWLIPTAEVPVTNLHREEILDKAQLPLRYVAHTPCFRNEQMSAGRDVRGIKRLYQFDKVEMVKMVEPATSYDELFSLISNAEDVCKGLKIPYRLLQLCTADLGIATVKYDLEMWAPGMNEWLEVSSCGLFGDYQARRANIRYRPEAGAKPEFVHTLNGSGLALPRVIIAILENYQNADGSVTVPEVLRPYMGDIERIG from the coding sequence ATGCTTGATATTCGTTTATTTCGTGAACAACCCGAGCTGGTACGCGAAGGCTTTGCCAAAGTTGGCCGTGATCCAGGCTTAGTTGATCAAGTGATTGGCTTGGATCTTAAACGGCGCGAGGCGATTACCGAAGTTGAGCGACTCAAGGCCGAGCGCAATGCTGGCTCGAAAGATGTTGCCCGCACCAAAGATAAAGCTGAACGCGACGCGAAAATTGCCGCTATGAAACTGGTTGGCGATCAAATTACTGAACTCGATGCTCAAGCGAATGCAATCGATTTGGAATTGCACAATCTTCTGCTCGATTTGCCCAACTTGCCGTTGCCCGAAGTGCCAGTTGGCAAAGACGAACACGATAATGTTGTGGTGCGAGTTGAAGGTACAATCAAAGAAACCAATTTTGAAGTTAAGCCACACTGGGAGCTAGGCGAAGCCCTCGGGATTCTCGATTTCGAGCGTGGTGTGCGCATGAGCGGTACGCGCTTTTTTGTAATGAAGGGCTTGGGCGTGCGTTTGCAACGGGCACTCATTAGCTGGATGATCGATATGCACGTTGATCAACATGGCTACACCGAATTGGCCGTGCCCTACTTGGTCAAGGCCGATGCCATGGTTGGGACTGGCAACTTGCCCAAATTTGCCGACACGATTTTTCATATCGAAGATACCGATTTGTGGTTGATTCCGACCGCTGAAGTGCCAGTAACCAACTTGCATCGCGAAGAAATTTTGGATAAAGCCCAGTTGCCCTTACGCTATGTGGCGCATACACCATGTTTCCGTAACGAGCAAATGAGCGCTGGCCGCGATGTCCGTGGCATCAAACGGCTGTATCAATTCGATAAAGTCGAGATGGTCAAAATGGTTGAGCCAGCTACCAGCTACGACGAATTATTCTCGCTGATTAGCAATGCCGAAGATGTCTGCAAAGGCTTGAAGATTCCCTATCGCTTGCTGCAATTGTGTACCGCCGATTTGGGCATTGCCACGGTCAAGTACGATTTGGAAATGTGGGCACCTGGCATGAACGAATGGCTGGAAGTTTCGTCGTGTGGTTTATTTGGCGATTATCAAGCACGCCGCGCCAATATTCGCTATCGCCCTGAAGCTGGGGCAAAACCTGAGTTTGTGCACACCCTGAATGGTTCGGGCTTGGCCTTGCCACGGGTGATTATCGCAATTCTGGAAAACTATCAAAATGCTGATGGCAGCGTGACCGTCCCCGAAGTGCTACGGCCATATATGGGTGACATCGAACGGATTGGCTAG
- a CDS encoding KTSC domain-containing protein has protein sequence MQRTPVSSSNLASVGYDRTSQTLEIEFQNRSIYQYFNVPEGVYNELMQAASLGSYFNDCIRGAFSYRKVSR, from the coding sequence ATGCAACGAACCCCAGTCTCGTCATCAAATCTTGCCTCAGTTGGCTATGACCGCACCAGCCAAACCTTGGAGATTGAATTTCAAAATCGCTCAATCTATCAGTACTTCAATGTACCCGAGGGTGTTTATAACGAGTTGATGCAGGCAGCTTCGCTCGGCAGTTATTTCAACGACTGTATCAGAGGTGCTTTTAGCTATCGTAAAGTTTCGCGCTAA